The genome window CATAAGGCTTAGCCAAAGCTAAACTATCTTTGCCCATTTTTTCGGTGCTTAAACTAATGATAATATCGGGGTTAGCCCGTATCGCCATTGTAACCGCTTGTTCGGCCATATCTAAGATGGTTTTAACCGGCTGTACAATTAAGCTAACCTTTACACCTAAAGCAATGAGCTCGTCGTATAAACATAAGGCAATGGCGTGTACATCTTTACTATTATTAGTAATAATAAGAGCAGTTTCACCGGCCCTAGCCTTTAATACCTCGCCGGCCGTAACTTTACAGGCCGCTACCAATTTTTCGTTAAATCTTGTAAAATTTGCAAACATAAGAATTTATCTCCTAACTTATTTTAACAGCAGTTATCTTAGTTGTCAAATAGATAGTCAAGAAAAATTTTAATTTACGGCCTTATTACTGCTTATCTGCCTTGTCTTTTTTATCACGTATATCCCACAGAGTAAAGAGTATTAAAGCTAATAGCACCACTTGCGCAATTTGTAAACCTAACATTTTTTATTCCCCTTTAAGAATTTTAGCTGAGTAAAGCCTTTTGTTTAAACATTTTTAAGGCTTCATGCTCTTCTATACTGTAGCTTAGTTTACCTTTTTTAACATTTAGCTGTACCTGCTTACTTTTTAAAGCTAAGCTTAATAACTGGTCTACCAAAGGCTCTTTCACTTCGTCTTCTATCAAGCGAGCTAACGGCCTTGCGCCAAATTCTTCGCTGTAACCTTTTTCGGCTAAATAAGCCACCGCCTTATCGCTGTAACCAAAGGCTACCTCTTGGCCGGCCAGCATAACCGCCAAAGCCTCAAGCTCTTTAACTGCCACCTTAGCCATACTGGCTTTATCTAATGGATTAAAAAAGATAACTTTATCTAAACGGTTTCTAAACTCGGGGCTAAAAGCTTTTTCTACGGCGCTTTCCACCGCCTCACGGCTTTGTTTTTGCCCATCAAAACCGATGGATACCTTACCTAAATTAGCGGCTCCCGCATTACTGGTCATAATAATAATAACATTACGCAAATCGGCTTTACGGCCTTGACTATCGGTGATGGTAGCATAATCCATCGCCGATAAAAGTACATTGTAAATATCACGGTGAGCCTTTTCAATTTCGTCCAGCAACAGCACCGAATGCGGATTTTTACGAATGGCATCGGTTAAAAGACCACCTTCTTCGTAGCCTACATAACCCGGCGGCGAGCCAACTAAACGAGCCACCGTATGTTTCTCTTGGTACTCACTCATATCAAAGCGGTGCAGCGGCACAGCTAAAGCTTCGGCTAGATTTTTGGCCAGTTCGGTTTTACCAACACCGGTTGGCCCCACAAATAAAAAGCTGCCCATTGGTTTAGTTAATTGCCGCAGGCCGGCCCGGCTGCGTTTAACGGCTTTAGCTAGAGTTGCCGTCGCATCGGCTTGACCAAAAACTTTTCCTTTTAACACTTCTTCTAAATTAACCAATTTTTCGTGCTCACTGGTGCTTACACTTTTTTCGGGGGCACGAGCAACTTTGGCCACAATCTTTTCGATAATTGCCTCATCAATTACCCGTTTGTCTTCGGTTAAATTAAGCACCGCCCAAGCCCCAGCTTCGTCAATTATATCGATAGCTTTATCGGGCAATTTGCGCTCGGGTAAAAATCTAATAGCTAAATCTACCGCCGCCTTTAAAGCCTCCGGCGTATAAACAGCTTTATGGTGCTCGGCAAAACGTTTATTTATCCCTTCAATGATGGCATAACTGGTTAAAGCCGAAGGTTCGTCAATTTCTACACTCTGGAAACGCCGTGTTAAAGCCCTTTCGCGCTCAAATATCTTTTTATATTCATCGTAAGTCGTACTGCCTATACAGCACAGCGAACCGTTAGCTAAAGCCGGCTTGAGCAAGTTGCTTACATCCATCGAGCCGCCGCCGGTACTGCCGGCCCCAATAATGGTATGAATTTCGTCTATAAACAAAATGACATTTTTACGCTCTTTTACCTCATTTAATAACTTTTTAAGACGTTCTTCAAAGTCACCCCGGTAACGCGTACCGGCCAGTAAGGAGCCTAAATCTAAGCTCCACACTTCTTTATTAAGTAAATTATCGGCTATATCGCCCTTAGTAATTTTAATGGCTAAAGCTCCGGCTAAGGCTGTTTTACCCACCCCACTATCACCAATAAGCAAAGGGTTATTTTTCTGCCGGCGGCTTAACACCATAGTAAGACGCAGCAGTTCTTCTTCGCGGCCAATCACCGTTTCGATACGGCCTTCGGTAGCCTCTTTATTTAGATTTACCGCAAACCTTTGCAAAAAGCTACGTTTTTTATGGTCTCTATCTTCGTAATGCTCCTCTTCAAAGGGCAGCTCTTTTTGCTCAAAATCTTCAAGGATACTTTGGTTTACCACCTCGATAAGCTTAACTTTTTTTAAGCCGGCCAGCCTTAAATAATAAGAGGCATAACTTTCTTCAAGGTCGAACAGTCCCAGTAAAAAATCGGATACCCCTACTTCTTTACGGCCCATATTTAAGGCCGCCCCTAAAACACGGTTAAATAACTCTTTTAACAGTACCGATTGCCCCAGCATATTACTGGTTTTAGCTATTTTACTATCCAAATAATCGGACAGGTCGTCTACTAATCTTTCAATATTAACGCCGCATCTTTCGATAATAATGCGCGGGCTTTCAAAGGCAAGTGCCGATAAAAGTACATGTTCGGCCGTAAATAGCTCATGTTTTTGGGTTTGGGCCGATAAATAAGCATGGTTTAAAATTTCTTGTAACTCGTTATCAAACTTCATCATTTTATCCACTCTACAAATTACACTCTTTCATAAATGGCTTGCAAAGGGTAGCTTTTCCTTCGGGCAAGTTCGATGGTCATCTGCACCTTAGTTGCCGCTACATCGTAACAATAAACACCAACTGTAGCCGAACCTTCTTTATGCACCATCAACATTAAATTGATAGCTTCATTTTCATTTTTTTGATAAATTTCTATAAGCACTTCAATAACAAATTCTTGAGTAGTATAATCGTCGTTTAATAAAATAACACGGTAGCTTGGCGGCTCGCTAAGCTTATTAATAGTTTTGGTTTGCCCCTGATACTCTGCCACGCTTAAACTACTCCCACTCGGCTAAGGCATGCTGCATAGCCGCAATAGTGGCCTCTATGTTAAGGTCGCCCACTCGGCCGCGCCCATGATAATCGAGCCCTTCTAAAATACATATATCTCTAAACTGACGATTAAGCTCGGCCTTAGTAAAAGCCACATCTATCTTACGCCGCTCGTAAATGGTGTTTAAGATAGAACTATATATTTTGTCGTAGTAAACATCTTCCCAATCGTTACGCATAGAGTAATTATAGCATATTATATAACCGATAGCAAGAGCTTTACTCAGCTTACAGCCATTAAAGAGGTTACCGCAATTAAAAACCCTCTTACGAGGGTCTTTAATTAAATGGCCGTTACAACTAACCTATAAACACTTTGGTTAATAAAACTAAAGCTAATATTCATGGTACCATCGTTAATGCTGCCATCTTGCTGGGCTTGCACAATTAAAA of Spirochaetaceae bacterium contains these proteins:
- a CDS encoding AAA family ATPase codes for the protein MMKFDNELQEILNHAYLSAQTQKHELFTAEHVLLSALAFESPRIIIERCGVNIERLVDDLSDYLDSKIAKTSNMLGQSVLLKELFNRVLGAALNMGRKEVGVSDFLLGLFDLEESYASYYLRLAGLKKVKLIEVVNQSILEDFEQKELPFEEEHYEDRDHKKRSFLQRFAVNLNKEATEGRIETVIGREEELLRLTMVLSRRQKNNPLLIGDSGVGKTALAGALAIKITKGDIADNLLNKEVWSLDLGSLLAGTRYRGDFEERLKKLLNEVKERKNVILFIDEIHTIIGAGSTGGGSMDVSNLLKPALANGSLCCIGSTTYDEYKKIFERERALTRRFQSVEIDEPSALTSYAIIEGINKRFAEHHKAVYTPEALKAAVDLAIRFLPERKLPDKAIDIIDEAGAWAVLNLTEDKRVIDEAIIEKIVAKVARAPEKSVSTSEHEKLVNLEEVLKGKVFGQADATATLAKAVKRSRAGLRQLTKPMGSFLFVGPTGVGKTELAKNLAEALAVPLHRFDMSEYQEKHTVARLVGSPPGYVGYEEGGLLTDAIRKNPHSVLLLDEIEKAHRDIYNVLLSAMDYATITDSQGRKADLRNVIIIMTSNAGAANLGKVSIGFDGQKQSREAVESAVEKAFSPEFRNRLDKVIFFNPLDKASMAKVAVKELEALAVMLAGQEVAFGYSDKAVAYLAEKGYSEEFGARPLARLIEDEVKEPLVDQLLSLALKSKQVQLNVKKGKLSYSIEEHEALKMFKQKALLS
- a CDS encoding ATP-dependent Clp protease adaptor ClpS, yielding MAEYQGQTKTINKLSEPPSYRVILLNDDYTTQEFVIEVLIEIYQKNENEAINLMLMVHKEGSATVGVYCYDVAATKVQMTIELARRKSYPLQAIYERV